One region of Dokdonia sp. 4H-3-7-5 genomic DNA includes:
- a CDS encoding alpha/beta hydrolase, with protein sequence MITYTFFTKTKLLLTLLFIGFLQQVLIAQEYGGSSDVRISDMVYGTLLTPEVPTSKIAIIIPGSGPTDRNGNQQMMRNNSLKLLAESLAEEGIASIRYDKRVLTLLKKNALQEERLDFNMFIEDAVAAINYVKQQGRFKELYVIGHEQGSLIGMVAAQRADVQGFISLSGSGQSIDQSIIHQIGLQMPDLKDKAISAFSTLKKEGRVKDYSPALTSIFRPSVQPFMASWMQYDPKVEIGHLTIPTLIINGTNDIQTSKEEAVLLQEGNSEATLAIIEGMNHVLRIIDGDDLENTKSYNNTKLPLAEELISTVAGFITTH encoded by the coding sequence ATGATTACATATACTTTTTTCACTAAAACCAAATTACTCTTAACCCTCTTATTCATTGGGTTTTTACAACAAGTGCTTATCGCGCAAGAATATGGCGGCAGCAGTGATGTGCGTATAAGTGACATGGTGTATGGCACCTTACTTACTCCTGAAGTTCCTACCTCAAAAATTGCGATTATCATTCCTGGATCAGGACCTACAGATCGCAATGGCAACCAGCAAATGATGCGTAACAATAGCCTCAAACTTCTTGCTGAGTCGCTAGCAGAGGAAGGAATAGCAAGCATACGATATGACAAGCGCGTACTCACCCTTCTCAAGAAAAACGCATTGCAAGAAGAACGTCTAGATTTTAATATGTTTATAGAAGATGCGGTAGCTGCCATAAATTATGTAAAACAACAAGGACGTTTTAAAGAGCTATATGTAATAGGCCATGAACAAGGTTCGCTTATAGGAATGGTAGCAGCCCAGCGTGCAGATGTACAAGGTTTTATCTCGCTCTCTGGATCTGGGCAATCAATAGATCAATCTATTATCCATCAGATAGGATTACAAATGCCAGATCTTAAGGATAAAGCTATTAGTGCATTTAGTACGCTCAAAAAAGAAGGACGTGTAAAAGATTACTCTCCTGCTCTCACTTCTATCTTTCGCCCGTCTGTGCAACCATTTATGGCGAGCTGGATGCAATACGATCCAAAAGTTGAAATAGGACATCTTACTATTCCAACTCTCATTATTAATGGTACAAACGACATACAGACTTCTAAAGAGGAAGCCGTTTTATTACAAGAAGGTAATAGTGAAGCAACTCTTGCCATCATAGAAGGGATGAATCACGTCCTTAGAATAATAGATGGTGATGATCTAGAAAACACAAAGTCTTATAATAATACAAAGCTTCCCCTAGCTGAAGAGTTAATAAGTACCGTTGCTGGGTTTATCACAACGCACTAG
- a CDS encoding S1/P1 nuclease: MRILISLLLVFVFTSNVAAYDWGKTGHRTTGAIAEKYLSKKARKAIAEILDGESLALVSTYADEIKSDSQYRKYGTQHYVNVPFDSTYDVHPKNERGDIITGIESCINVIKSETSTKEEKAFNLRMLVHFIGDLHQPLHTGIGEDKGGNDFQVQWYNDGTNLHRVWDTQMIESYGMSYTELADNMPKITKRQREAMAAGTYKEWMEDSRNLVKDIYSKTKKGDKLGYRYMYDYFDTLKGQLQKGGVRLAQLLNELLG, from the coding sequence ATGCGTATACTTATTTCACTATTATTAGTTTTTGTATTTACATCAAACGTCGCTGCTTACGACTGGGGAAAGACAGGCCACAGAACAACAGGAGCCATTGCCGAAAAGTACCTATCTAAAAAAGCAAGAAAAGCCATCGCCGAAATACTTGATGGCGAGTCTCTAGCACTAGTATCTACCTATGCAGATGAGATTAAAAGTGATTCTCAATATAGAAAATACGGTACACAACATTATGTAAATGTACCTTTTGATAGTACCTATGATGTACACCCTAAAAATGAGAGAGGTGATATTATTACAGGAATAGAATCATGTATAAATGTTATAAAATCTGAAACTTCAACTAAGGAGGAGAAGGCTTTTAACTTACGCATGCTAGTACATTTTATAGGAGATTTACATCAGCCACTTCATACCGGTATAGGAGAAGATAAAGGTGGAAATGATTTTCAAGTACAATGGTATAATGATGGGACAAACTTACACCGTGTGTGGGATACACAAATGATAGAAAGCTACGGTATGAGTTATACCGAGCTAGCGGATAACATGCCTAAGATTACAAAAAGGCAACGCGAGGCAATGGCAGCGGGCACCTACAAAGAGTGGATGGAAGATAGTAGAAATCTTGTAAAAGATATTTACTCAAAAACTAAAAAAGGAGATAAACTAGGCTACCGTTATATGTATGACTACTTTGATACTCTTAAAGGTCAGCTACAAAAAGGAGGTGTGCGCCTAGCTCAACTTCTTAATGAGTTACTTGGATAA
- a CDS encoding helix-turn-helix domain-containing protein, producing the protein MQRFSLQDTFLIKKFKKLDRHQDEDKRTYFEIIFIEEGKGKHFINEFIISYNAGDIFLIAPDDTHWFEINEVTTFCYFQFTESLFSSKMNLPDRSYWLHRIERIIQHPNLMPGDVVTAESDKELIWQIHNAIVLEYEMAKEFYKHNISNMVSTTLSIIARNITRDLKPKALKSKRDQHTTIDDILNYIRQHVYDRDKMKVAAIAEKLSMTSSGLSAYFKKKTGDSLHHYIIMYKLHLVKYRLKNTDFTVSEIAYQLGFTDESHLTRIFKKYNEMTPKQFKSKEDEELENNLTLSK; encoded by the coding sequence ATGCAAAGATTCAGTTTACAAGATACTTTTCTAATAAAGAAATTCAAGAAATTAGACAGACATCAAGACGAAGATAAACGCACTTATTTTGAAATTATTTTTATAGAAGAAGGAAAAGGAAAGCATTTTATCAATGAGTTTATCATCTCTTACAACGCAGGTGATATTTTTCTAATAGCCCCAGACGATACTCACTGGTTTGAAATAAATGAAGTTACAACATTCTGTTACTTTCAATTTACAGAATCATTATTTTCAAGTAAGATGAATCTGCCAGATAGGTCTTACTGGTTACACCGTATAGAGCGTATTATACAACATCCTAATCTTATGCCTGGTGATGTAGTCACTGCAGAATCGGATAAGGAGCTTATTTGGCAAATACACAATGCCATTGTTCTAGAGTATGAAATGGCCAAGGAGTTTTACAAGCACAACATCTCTAATATGGTCAGTACTACCTTAAGTATTATTGCTCGAAATATTACCCGTGACTTAAAGCCAAAAGCATTGAAGTCTAAGAGAGATCAACATACTACCATAGACGATATCTTAAACTACATAAGACAACATGTATATGATAGAGATAAAATGAAAGTAGCAGCTATTGCAGAAAAATTATCTATGACAAGTAGTGGGTTAAGTGCATACTTCAAGAAGAAGACAGGAGACTCTCTACATCATTATATTATTATGTATAAACTACACCTTGTAAAGTACAGGTTGAAAAACACTGACTTCACAGTGTCTGAGATCGCCTATCAATTAGGTTTTACAGATGAAAGTCACCTCACTAGAATTTTTAAAAAATACAATGAGATGACTCCAAAACAGTTTAAATCTAAGGAAGATGAAGAACTAGAAAATAATCTTACTTTATCCAAGTAA
- a CDS encoding alpha-ketoglutarate-dependent dioxygenase AlkB family protein yields the protein MSLFPQEPYSLDLPDADVTYYKNMLTDEEAASCYKTLLEEISWRHDDIKVFGKIYPQPRLTALYSSNAKPYSYSNITMVPEPFTPALQAIKKQVEAIAGVTFTTCLLNLYRDGNDSNGWHADDEKELGKNPIIASVSLGAPRLFKFRNKIDKTQQAKIILEPGSLLLMGGSTQHNWHHQIPKTARKVAPRINLTFRIIA from the coding sequence ATGTCATTATTTCCACAAGAGCCATATTCACTTGATCTCCCGGATGCCGATGTTACCTATTATAAAAACATGCTTACAGACGAAGAGGCAGCATCTTGTTATAAAACACTTCTAGAAGAAATCTCGTGGCGTCATGATGACATTAAGGTTTTTGGTAAAATATACCCGCAACCAAGACTCACAGCTCTTTATAGTTCAAATGCAAAACCCTACTCTTATTCTAATATTACGATGGTACCTGAACCATTTACTCCTGCATTACAAGCTATTAAAAAACAGGTAGAGGCTATTGCAGGTGTTACTTTTACTACTTGTTTACTTAACTTGTATCGTGATGGAAATGACAGTAATGGGTGGCATGCAGACGATGAAAAAGAATTAGGTAAGAATCCTATAATTGCTTCTGTAAGTCTCGGGGCTCCTCGCCTATTTAAATTTAGAAACAAGATTGATAAAACTCAGCAAGCTAAAATAATTCTCGAGCCTGGAAGCTTACTACTTATGGGAGGAAGCACCCAGCATAACTGGCATCACCAAATACCTAAAACAGCAAGAAAAGTAGCTCCTCGCATCAATCTTACCTTTAGAATTATCGCATAA
- a CDS encoding sugar nucleotide-binding protein: protein MLGASGFLGGALYKELYRYYNTYGTYHSGKIYSDNQHYVRFDLVEDDVYEVLLKIKPSVIITALRGPFGDQLEAHESMIAYAQESGCRIVFISSANVFDAFTNYPSYENDKTLSESIYGKLKIRIETLLMRHLPESQYAIVRLPMVFGVGSPRIEELKNQLLLGDAIEVFPHLVMNTTTDTKLCQQVHYIINRKLSGIFHLGSTDLIHHKEFIHELVIMLDLNRKPMYKNVFTSNSDRYLAVLPRDNKLPKHLQVTNEGVVAGSRKYNAEF, encoded by the coding sequence ATACTAGGCGCTAGTGGCTTTCTAGGAGGTGCTTTGTACAAGGAATTGTATAGGTACTACAATACCTATGGCACTTATCACTCTGGCAAGATATACAGTGATAACCAGCACTATGTGCGATTTGATCTTGTAGAAGATGATGTGTATGAAGTGCTACTCAAGATAAAGCCATCTGTAATTATAACGGCACTCAGAGGTCCTTTTGGCGACCAGCTAGAGGCTCATGAATCTATGATCGCTTATGCTCAAGAATCTGGCTGTCGTATTGTATTTATCTCTAGTGCAAATGTTTTTGATGCTTTTACAAATTACCCTAGTTATGAGAATGACAAGACACTCTCAGAAAGTATCTATGGTAAACTAAAAATTAGAATAGAGACGCTCTTAATGCGTCATCTACCAGAATCACAATATGCGATTGTGAGACTGCCTATGGTTTTTGGTGTGGGTTCTCCTAGAATTGAAGAGCTCAAAAACCAATTATTACTAGGAGATGCCATAGAAGTGTTTCCGCATTTGGTAATGAATACTACCACAGATACTAAACTCTGCCAGCAGGTACACTATATTATTAATAGAAAACTATCTGGTATTTTTCACTTAGGAAGTACAGATCTTATACATCATAAAGAATTTATCCATGAGTTAGTAATTATGCTAGACCTCAATAGGAAACCTATGTATAAAAACGTATTTACTAGTAACTCTGATCGTTACCTCGCGGTCTTACCCAGAGACAATAAATTACCTAAGCATTTGCAGGTAACTAATGAAGGTGTTGTAGCAGGTAGCAGAAAATACAACGCAGAGTTTTAA
- the gcvT gene encoding glycine cleavage system aminomethyltransferase GcvT — MKNTALTEVHESLGAKMVPFAGYNMPVSYEGVNVEHEVVRNGVGVFDVSHMGEFLVSGENALSLLQWVCSNDVSKINVGGAQYNCFPNDTGGIVDDLIVYRIKEDQYMLVVNASNIDKDWAWLETQNTLKSFDAELRNISDGHSLLAIQGPKAIEAMQSLTEVDLASIKFYTFEVAPFAGIENVIISATGYTGSGGFEIYCKNEDAAQLWENVFKAGADWNIKPIGLAARDTLRLEMGYCLYGNDINDTTSPLEAGLGWVTKFTKDFVHSDHLKAQKEQGLRQKLVGFELTERGIPRQGYDIVDGDNNKIGNVTSGTMGPSVNKGIGMGYVDTAFAKADSKIFIQIRKNLVPATVVKTPFYKG, encoded by the coding sequence ATGAAAAATACAGCCTTAACTGAAGTACATGAATCGCTAGGAGCAAAAATGGTCCCATTTGCTGGATATAACATGCCAGTATCTTATGAAGGTGTAAATGTCGAGCACGAAGTCGTTAGAAACGGTGTAGGTGTATTTGACGTATCACATATGGGTGAATTTCTTGTATCTGGAGAAAATGCCTTGTCATTACTACAATGGGTATGTTCTAACGATGTTTCTAAAATAAACGTTGGTGGAGCGCAGTATAACTGTTTTCCTAATGATACAGGAGGAATTGTAGATGATCTTATTGTGTACCGTATTAAGGAAGATCAATATATGCTTGTGGTAAATGCCAGTAATATAGATAAGGACTGGGCATGGCTAGAAACTCAAAATACACTAAAAAGTTTTGATGCAGAGCTGCGTAATATCTCTGATGGTCACTCACTTCTCGCTATACAAGGGCCTAAGGCCATTGAAGCTATGCAATCGCTTACAGAAGTAGATCTTGCAAGTATTAAATTTTACACCTTTGAGGTGGCACCTTTTGCAGGTATTGAGAATGTAATTATTAGTGCTACAGGATATACTGGTAGTGGTGGTTTTGAGATTTACTGTAAAAATGAAGATGCTGCACAATTATGGGAAAATGTGTTTAAAGCTGGTGCAGACTGGAACATCAAACCTATAGGTCTTGCTGCTCGTGATACACTACGTTTAGAAATGGGATATTGTCTCTATGGTAATGATATAAATGACACTACTTCTCCGCTTGAAGCAGGTTTAGGATGGGTAACAAAATTCACTAAGGATTTTGTGCACAGTGATCACTTAAAAGCACAGAAAGAGCAAGGACTTAGACAAAAACTTGTAGGTTTTGAACTTACAGAGAGAGGAATTCCTCGTCAGGGATATGATATTGTTGATGGAGATAATAACAAAATAGGTAATGTAACATCTGGTACGATGGGGCCATCTGTAAACAAAGGAATAGGTATGGGGTATGTAGATACCGCTTTCGCGAAAGCGGACTCAAAAATTTTCATACAAATACGTAAGAATCTTGTACCTGCAACCGTTGTAAAGACACCTTTTTACAAAGGATAA
- the thrC gene encoding threonine synthase, whose translation MKYYSLNKQAQTVTFDEAVIRGIAPDKGLYFPENIPVLPATFWEHLEHLSKEEIAVEVMKPFVGDSMDEATLTEIVADVLSFDFPLVPIEDNVATLELFHGPTMAFKDVGARFMARCLGHFLKERNQQEEVTVLVATSGDTGGAVARGFYKVPGIKVVILYPSGKVSDVQERQLTTLGENITALEVDGTFDDCQAMVKKAFIDQEITSTKQLTSANSINVARWLPQSLYYLFAYKELKKQGKADSLVFSVPSGNFGNICAGMVAHMMGMPVHQFVAAVNSNTTIPRFMQSGKYTPTATVATISNAMDVSDPSNFIRVLQLFENDRQLLSQKFSSYSYCDNATRGAMLDLHENHNYIADPHGAVGYLGVKAYLKDHPEAYGVFLETAHPVKFLPAVTPVVGNIDLPEQIKELMNKKMDTIPVKHYEELKTYLLE comes from the coding sequence ATGAAATACTACAGCCTTAATAAGCAAGCGCAAACGGTCACTTTTGATGAAGCAGTAATACGAGGAATTGCTCCAGATAAAGGACTTTACTTTCCTGAAAACATCCCAGTACTTCCTGCTACCTTTTGGGAACATCTTGAGCATTTATCTAAAGAAGAGATCGCTGTAGAAGTTATGAAACCTTTTGTAGGTGATAGTATGGACGAGGCTACGCTTACAGAAATTGTAGCAGATGTACTTTCTTTTGATTTCCCGCTAGTTCCTATAGAAGATAATGTGGCAACGCTAGAACTTTTTCATGGACCTACTATGGCCTTTAAAGATGTAGGAGCTCGCTTTATGGCGCGATGTCTAGGTCACTTCTTAAAAGAACGTAATCAACAAGAAGAAGTTACCGTACTAGTAGCTACCAGCGGTGACACCGGTGGAGCTGTTGCTAGAGGTTTTTATAAAGTGCCAGGTATAAAAGTGGTAATCCTCTACCCTTCTGGTAAAGTATCTGATGTGCAAGAGCGACAGCTCACCACCTTAGGAGAAAATATCACCGCACTTGAAGTTGATGGTACTTTTGATGATTGCCAGGCAATGGTGAAGAAGGCATTTATAGATCAAGAAATTACAAGTACAAAACAACTCACCTCTGCAAATAGTATTAATGTCGCAAGATGGCTTCCGCAGTCATTGTATTATTTATTTGCTTATAAAGAATTAAAAAAGCAAGGAAAAGCAGATTCCCTCGTGTTTTCTGTTCCTAGCGGGAACTTTGGTAATATATGTGCCGGTATGGTAGCGCATATGATGGGAATGCCGGTGCACCAATTTGTAGCAGCGGTAAATAGTAATACTACGATTCCTAGGTTTATGCAAAGTGGAAAGTATACTCCTACGGCAACGGTTGCAACGATAAGTAATGCCATGGATGTAAGTGACCCTAGCAATTTTATTAGAGTACTACAGTTATTTGAAAACGACAGACAGTTATTGTCTCAAAAGTTTTCATCATACTCCTATTGTGATAATGCAACACGTGGTGCGATGCTCGATTTGCATGAAAATCATAATTACATAGCAGATCCTCACGGCGCCGTGGGATACTTAGGAGTCAAGGCCTATTTAAAAGATCATCCAGAAGCTTATGGAGTCTTTTTAGAAACCGCACATCCCGTAAAGTTTTTACCAGCAGTTACGCCTGTAGTAGGTAACATTGATCTCCCCGAACAAATCAAAGAGTTAATGAATAAAAAGATGGATACCATCCCCGTGAAGCATTATGAAGAGTTAAAGACGTATTTGTTGGAATAG
- a CDS encoding DUF6503 family protein, with protein MNKSILLLAGLIAFASCKNEPTVNTEEVAVVETPSRVYPDQISKVFEAHGGIDTWNNMNNLCFTLPKGDINEIHTVDLKSRKIRIETKDFVLGYDGKDLWLKQDTIAFQPERARFYHNLMFYFYAMPFVLSDEGITYSEVPALEMDGVSYPGTKISFGSDVGDSPDDNYILYNDPTTNEMAWLAYTVTAGSDGPSERYSFIKYATWQNVNGLKLPSELQWYKVVDGKPTEMRNAMNFTNPTATATKLDIATFSKPEGGVLVE; from the coding sequence ATGAACAAATCTATCCTATTGCTTGCTGGACTTATTGCTTTTGCAAGTTGTAAAAATGAACCAACCGTAAACACCGAAGAAGTTGCTGTCGTAGAAACTCCATCAAGAGTGTACCCAGATCAAATTTCTAAAGTTTTTGAAGCGCACGGAGGTATTGACACTTGGAATAACATGAATAACTTATGTTTTACCTTACCTAAAGGAGACATAAACGAAATACACACGGTTGATCTTAAATCTCGTAAAATACGTATTGAGACTAAAGATTTTGTACTAGGATATGATGGTAAAGACTTATGGTTAAAACAAGATACCATCGCTTTCCAACCAGAGAGAGCTCGTTTTTATCATAATTTGATGTTTTATTTTTATGCAATGCCATTTGTACTAAGTGATGAAGGAATCACATACTCAGAGGTTCCTGCTTTAGAAATGGATGGTGTAAGCTACCCTGGGACTAAAATTAGCTTTGGTAGCGACGTAGGGGATAGTCCTGATGATAATTACATCCTATATAATGATCCTACTACGAATGAAATGGCATGGCTAGCGTATACAGTGACAGCAGGTAGTGATGGACCAAGTGAACGTTACAGCTTTATTAAATATGCAACATGGCAAAATGTAAATGGTCTTAAGTTACCTAGCGAACTACAATGGTACAAGGTAGTAGATGGCAAGCCTACAGAAATGAGAAATGCTATGAATTTTACAAATCCTACAGCAACTGCGACTAAACTAGATATTGCTACTTTTTCAAAGCCTGAAGGTGGAGTACTTGTAGAGTAG
- a CDS encoding helix-turn-helix transcriptional regulator has protein sequence MNNTLKVERAILNLTQDDLAKKIGVSRQTINSIEKNRYVPSTVLALKLSELFEKPVNEFFSLSEND, from the coding sequence ATGAATAATACACTTAAAGTAGAACGTGCCATTCTTAACCTCACTCAAGATGATCTTGCCAAAAAAATAGGTGTCTCAAGGCAAACCATTAATTCGATAGAAAAAAATCGCTATGTTCCCTCTACGGTACTTGCTCTAAAACTTTCTGAGTTATTTGAAAAACCGGTAAATGAATTTTTCTCTTTATCTGAAAATGATTGA
- a CDS encoding TrmH family RNA methyltransferase, translating into MSKYISSIQNPAVKRLLQLQDKSRARKKEGGFIIEGVREIELAIAAGYEITEVYFNEAVISEDEVAGMVNGTAMMTSLSTEVYQKVAYRAGTEGIIAFAKAETKTLQELALPENPLLLIAEAPEKPGNIGALLRTADAAGVDAVIIANPKTDLYNPNIIRSSVGCVFTTQIATGTTAEVISFLQEKGIAVYSAILQEAVDYAAQDYTTPTAIVVGTEATGLSQEWRTVGTNIKIPMRGKIDSMNVSVAAGILVFEARRQRG; encoded by the coding sequence ATGTCAAAATATATTTCTAGTATCCAGAATCCAGCTGTAAAAAGGCTGTTACAACTTCAAGATAAGTCACGCGCACGTAAGAAGGAGGGTGGTTTTATTATAGAAGGTGTGAGGGAGATAGAACTTGCTATTGCCGCAGGATACGAGATTACAGAGGTTTATTTTAATGAAGCTGTAATTTCAGAAGATGAGGTTGCTGGGATGGTAAATGGCACAGCGATGATGACAAGTTTATCTACCGAGGTATACCAGAAAGTTGCTTATAGAGCAGGAACGGAGGGAATTATCGCTTTCGCGAAAGCGGAAACTAAAACCTTACAAGAGTTGGCGCTACCTGAAAATCCGCTACTATTAATTGCCGAAGCACCAGAGAAACCAGGAAATATAGGCGCACTACTAAGAACAGCAGACGCAGCTGGGGTAGATGCAGTAATTATCGCAAATCCCAAAACAGATTTATACAATCCTAATATCATACGATCAAGCGTGGGCTGTGTGTTTACCACACAAATTGCAACAGGAACAACTGCTGAGGTGATTTCATTTTTACAAGAAAAAGGAATAGCGGTTTACAGTGCTATTTTACAAGAGGCGGTAGATTATGCAGCACAAGATTATACAACGCCTACAGCAATAGTGGTAGGAACAGAAGCTACAGGGTTATCTCAAGAATGGCGCACTGTAGGTACAAATATTAAAATCCCGATGAGAGGTAAAATAGACTCTATGAATGTCTCAGTTGCTGCGGGAATCTTAGTTTTTGAAGCACGGAGGCAACGCGGATAG
- a CDS encoding peptidylprolyl isomerase, translating into MIQISFMRTYLWIIIALLASTSCQDKKSAPNSVKEEVAKKDTLALQQKDIKKVDPSLVMGTIKEPTISGQEMVIDFLTAYGEENPETKVKITTRFGEIEVELFTDTPLHRANFIMLVKNGYFNTTQFHRVSPNFVVQGGNNDTQGTARNRASFGSYLIPNEANPSHTHTRGAFSSAKYTEQNVSNATAPFEFFIVQPERGAHHLDGDHTVFGRVTKGMDVVDEINKLKVDGSEWPVANVYMKIALID; encoded by the coding sequence ATGATTCAAATTTCATTTATGCGTACGTATCTCTGGATTATTATAGCGCTGCTAGCGAGCACAAGTTGTCAAGATAAGAAATCTGCACCTAATTCTGTAAAGGAAGAAGTGGCAAAAAAAGACACGCTAGCACTACAACAAAAAGACATCAAAAAAGTAGATCCATCACTGGTAATGGGTACTATAAAAGAGCCTACAATTTCTGGTCAAGAAATGGTCATTGATTTTCTTACGGCTTATGGAGAAGAGAATCCTGAGACTAAGGTTAAGATTACCACCCGTTTTGGAGAAATAGAAGTGGAGCTTTTTACAGATACTCCGCTACACAGAGCAAACTTTATCATGCTCGTAAAAAACGGCTATTTTAATACGACGCAGTTCCACCGAGTGTCACCTAATTTTGTGGTACAAGGAGGTAATAATGATACGCAAGGCACTGCGCGCAACAGAGCGAGTTTTGGGAGTTATTTAATACCAAATGAAGCAAATCCTAGCCATACGCACACGCGAGGAGCATTTTCATCGGCTAAGTATACCGAGCAAAATGTGAGTAATGCGACTGCTCCTTTTGAGTTTTTTATTGTGCAACCAGAACGTGGAGCGCATCACCTTGATGGGGATCACACTGTTTTTGGCAGAGTGACTAAGGGAATGGATGTTGTGGATGAAATTAATAAGTTAAAAGTGGACGGCAGCGAGTGGCCAGTTGCAAATGTATATATGAAAATTGCCCTTATTGATTAA
- a CDS encoding NUDIX hydrolase produces the protein MKFESFLELASKIGNLPLPGRDVQLEMAPTERLKELEELEITKRNPRQAGVMCLFYPTPDGDTEFILILRKTYEGVHSNQVGFPGGKVELTDRDLAHTALRETEEEVGVPQSRVAITRELTNIYIPPSNFWVQSFIGHLDHTPAFIAQESEVESLIPVPLSEFLSDDCITTQKLSTSYMDDMEVPAYKLQGHIVWGATAMMLSEVRSLLNTSLKL, from the coding sequence ATGAAATTTGAATCATTTTTAGAATTAGCTTCAAAAATAGGAAATCTCCCGCTTCCAGGGCGCGATGTGCAACTAGAGATGGCACCCACAGAACGACTTAAAGAACTCGAGGAACTAGAAATCACAAAGCGCAACCCAAGACAAGCTGGTGTGATGTGCTTATTTTATCCTACGCCAGATGGTGATACGGAGTTTATACTCATCTTACGTAAGACCTATGAAGGTGTACATTCTAATCAAGTAGGCTTTCCTGGAGGAAAGGTAGAACTTACAGATAGAGACCTCGCACATACAGCGTTACGAGAGACAGAAGAGGAGGTGGGCGTACCCCAATCTCGCGTTGCAATCACTCGCGAACTCACAAATATTTATATACCACCTAGTAATTTCTGGGTACAATCTTTCATAGGACATCTAGATCATACTCCTGCATTTATTGCTCAAGAAAGCGAGGTTGAGTCTTTGATCCCCGTGCCACTATCTGAGTTCCTCTCTGACGATTGTATAACAACGCAAAAACTCTCTACCTCCTATATGGATGATATGGAGGTACCAGCATATAAATTGCAAGGTCATATTGTTTGGGGAGCTACAGCAATGATGCTCAGTGAGGTACGATCGCTTCTTAACACTTCTTTAAAATTGTAA
- a CDS encoding lysophospholipid acyltransferase family protein, with product MGIFKKNPFGHILFLKRWLIRIAGAMTHRRYRGFNELQIVGSEILTNLPDRNVLFVSNHQTYFADVVSMFHVFNASLSGRTDSIKNIGYLWDPKLNLYYVAAGETMKAGLLPRILAYAGAITVSRTWREKGKEIDRQVNLKDTENIGIALDDGWVITFPQGTTKPWKPIRKGTAHIIKNYKPIVVPIVIDGFRRSFDKKGLRIKKRGILQSFEVKEPLVIDYENDSVEKIVEQLEYAIEQHPSFLKVIPTEEIEAEEELNKKRKWEY from the coding sequence ATGGGGATATTTAAAAAAAATCCATTTGGACATATACTATTCTTAAAACGCTGGCTCATAAGAATTGCTGGTGCAATGACGCATAGACGTTATCGCGGGTTTAATGAATTACAGATAGTAGGTTCTGAAATACTGACTAATCTTCCAGATAGGAACGTATTATTTGTTTCAAATCACCAGACATATTTTGCAGACGTGGTTTCCATGTTTCACGTCTTTAACGCGAGTTTAAGTGGTCGTACAGATTCTATAAAAAATATAGGATATCTGTGGGATCCAAAACTTAACCTATACTACGTTGCCGCTGGAGAAACGATGAAGGCTGGTTTACTACCGCGCATACTGGCTTATGCAGGAGCAATTACAGTAAGTCGTACCTGGAGAGAAAAAGGTAAAGAAATAGATCGCCAGGTAAACCTTAAGGATACTGAGAATATAGGAATAGCGCTAGATGATGGCTGGGTAATTACGTTCCCGCAAGGAACTACAAAACCATGGAAACCCATTAGAAAAGGAACTGCTCACATTATTAAGAACTATAAACCTATCGTTGTGCCTATTGTGATAGATGGTTTTAGAAGGAGTTTTGACAAGAAAGGATTACGTATTAAAAAACGTGGTATTCTTCAATCTTTTGAAGTAAAAGAACCGCTAGTAATAGATTACGAAAACGACTCTGTAGAGAAAATTGTAGAGCAACTAGAATATGCAATCGAGCAACATCCATCTTTCTTAAAGGTCATCCCAACGGAAGAGATAGAAGCAGAAGAAGAACTTAATAAAAAGAGAAAGTGGGAGTATTAA